From the genome of Solibacillus sp. FSL H8-0538:
GTACACAGTATAGCGAAGCACCGAAAAAGGTTGGTGTAACAGCTGTCCCTTATTACAACGCATCTTATTGGCCAACAGGGGACGAAACGCTGTATAACAACTACATTGACGGCATGGCGAAAAACCTAGACCATTTAGTAGCGGAGCATCATGTAGAAATTACGTTCTTTGCGACAAAATATCCACAAGATGCAGATGTGACGAAAGAAATTCAACAGCGTATGCGACATGGTGCAACAGTAACCATTATTGATGAAAACTTACCACCACAGCGCATTTTAGATTTAACTGCATCATTTGATGTGTTAGTTGGGACGCGCCTGCATTCACTAATTTTAGCAACGGATGCAAAAACGCCGATTATTGGGGTGTCTTACCATGTGAAGGTTAATGACTTTTTGCAAATGGCTGGTTTAGGCGACTATTCTTTACCGATTCATTCTTTACATGAAACAGACGATCAATTTGCCAAGCTATTTAATCAAATGGCGACAAATTGGAACGGCGCGCAACAACTTGCTGCTACGACGAATGCTTCATTTAAAGAGAAATCAAGTCTTGGTGAACAGCTGTTAAAAGAAGGTGCTGCGAAGCGATGAAAAAAGTATTAGTCATTAGCAATATGTATCCGACCGAGGAGCATTTGGCTTACGGCATTTTCGTCAAAAATCAGGTCGAGCAACTTGAAGCTGAGGGTATTGAAACATTACTTGCCGTGAATACCAATCCTGCGACGGGCAAGAAAAATGTACTGCTAAAGTATGCAAAATGGGCACTAAATGTAGGCAAGGTATTCCGGGCAAATAAACACGATATAGGCTTAACCCATAGTCATTATGTGTTCCCGAGCGGCTTGTTTAGCTATTATTTAAAGCAACGTCATAATATCCCCTATATCGTGACAGCGCATGGCGGAGATATTAATAAAATGGCGAAAAAAAGTGGACGCATTCGCGATTTAACGGAGAAAATATTGCAAAATGCAGATCATGTCATTGCGGTAGGAGAAGAGCTTGCACAAACGATTCAGCAAGACTTCCGAGTAGGAAAGGACCGCATTACGGTAATGAGCATGGGCATCGATCGTACCGTATTTGCAGAAGCACCGAATAAGGCTGAAGCTGCACAAAAACTTGGGATGGACCCAACGAAAATCAATTTCTTATTTGTCGGCAATATTATTCGTGAAAAAGGTGTGGCGGAGCTCATTAAAGCGTTTAAGAAGCTAAACAGCAGCCAACCAAGTAAAGCCGAATTGTATTGTGTTGGTTCAACGAAGGACGTTAATTTTACTACGCAAGTAAAAGAGCTTGCAGTTGGGGAACCGGGGATTCATTTTATTGAGCCGATGCCACAGCAAGAGCTTTCTGCGTATTTCAAAGCGGCCAATGTGTTTGTGCTGCCATCTTATATTGAAGGACTTGGGCTTGTTGCACTAGAGGCGATGAGTTGCGGGACGCCGGTTATTGCGTCAGATGTTGGCGGCCTTCATTATTTACTAGCTGATGAAGCGGGTGTATTAGTACCACCAAAAGACGAGATTCTACTGTATAATGTGCTGGCAAAAGTTGTCCAGGACTGCGGTCTTCAAGTAAACGAAGCGCAAGTGGAAGAGCTACTGCAAATACATGATGCAAAAACAATCATTACGCGTTTAATCGCGCTCTATGGCAATTATTCAAAGTAACTAGGCGCAAATGTGCTTTTCTAAAAGGAATGTGATTTAAGTTGAATCGAATTTTAAAAATCGTTGGAGCGGTAGCAGTTATAAATATACTCGCTCGACTATTCGGCTTTCTCCGAGAAATTATTATCGGAGTTCAGTTTGGGACAACCGAACTTGCCGATAGTATCATTAATGCATATACGATTCCCAACTTTATATACTTAGTAGTGGGTGGTGCATTCACAACCGCCTTCATTTCGATTTA
Proteins encoded in this window:
- a CDS encoding polysaccharide pyruvyl transferase family protein, with protein sequence MKIGIVGNYGNDNNGDEAILLSIIRQLQKVFNIPTKNLVVFSNNPQQTADRYEVESYPLYYKNGNAPKTFFKTYKENSKVVKNLDFVVIGGGGILMDLYKREAPLYGSYAMMANNAGVPYVVYGCGAGPLNTGLGKWFIRYMAKHAENISVRDPQSQKLLKSIGVKRDVHVIGDPAFSLEVARTQYSEAPKKVGVTAVPYYNASYWPTGDETLYNNYIDGMAKNLDHLVAEHHVEITFFATKYPQDADVTKEIQQRMRHGATVTIIDENLPPQRILDLTASFDVLVGTRLHSLILATDAKTPIIGVSYHVKVNDFLQMAGLGDYSLPIHSLHETDDQFAKLFNQMATNWNGAQQLAATTNASFKEKSSLGEQLLKEGAAKR
- a CDS encoding glycosyltransferase, which codes for MKKVLVISNMYPTEEHLAYGIFVKNQVEQLEAEGIETLLAVNTNPATGKKNVLLKYAKWALNVGKVFRANKHDIGLTHSHYVFPSGLFSYYLKQRHNIPYIVTAHGGDINKMAKKSGRIRDLTEKILQNADHVIAVGEELAQTIQQDFRVGKDRITVMSMGIDRTVFAEAPNKAEAAQKLGMDPTKINFLFVGNIIREKGVAELIKAFKKLNSSQPSKAELYCVGSTKDVNFTTQVKELAVGEPGIHFIEPMPQQELSAYFKAANVFVLPSYIEGLGLVALEAMSCGTPVIASDVGGLHYLLADEAGVLVPPKDEILLYNVLAKVVQDCGLQVNEAQVEELLQIHDAKTIITRLIALYGNYSK